In the genome of Ferrovibrio terrae, the window GCGCTGCACGACCTGCTGAAAGACGCCGTCAAACGCCGCATGATCGCCGATGTGCCGCTGGGCGCTTTTCTGTCGGGTGGCATCGATTCGTCCACGGTCGTTGCGCTGATGCAGGCGCAGTCGACGCAGGCGGTGAAGACCTTTTCCATCGGATTCCAGGACGAGGCCTTCAACGAGGCCGTGCATGCGCGCGCCGTGGCCAAGCATCTGGGCACCGACCATACCGAACTGGTGATCGATCCCGCCCATGCGCGCGACGTGATCCCCGACCTGCCCTTCATGTATGACGAGCCGTTCTCGGACTCGTCGCAGATTCCCACCTACCTCGTCTCCAAGCTGGCGCGCGAAAAGGTGACGGTGTCGCTGTCGGGCGATGGCGGCGACGAAATCTTCGCCGGCTATGTGCGCTATCTCGGCATCGACCGCGTGTGGAACGCAGTTGGCTCCGTGCCGGCCGTGGCGCGGCGCGGCGGCGGCGCGGCGCTGCAGATGCTGTCGCCCGATGCCTGGGACACCATGTTCAGCGCGGTGCCCGCCCGCTACAAGCCGAAATTCCTCGGCGACAAGATCCACAAGGGTGCAGCGATCCTGGGCGAGGCCGACGCGGACGCGATGTATGGCGCGCTGGTGTCGCAATGGGATGGCGAATCACTCGTCAATCATGGCGTGGTGCGTCCGGCAAATGACGCAACGCTGGCCGCCGACCTGCCCGAGACGGTGGCGCGCCTGCGCTATCGCGACATGACCACCTATCTGCCCGACGACATCCTGACCAAGGTGGATCGCGCCAGCATGGCCGTGGCCCTGGAAGCGCGCGTGCCGCTGCTGGATCATCGCGTGGTGGAATATGCCTGGACCCTGCCGCCGGACCGGCTGCTCAACGGCAGCCAGGGCAAGAAGCTGCTGCGGCAGGTGCTGTACAAGTATGTGCCTCAGCACATGGTGGAGCGGCCCAAGACCGGGTTCGGCATGCCGGTCGGCGACTGGCTGCGCGGGCCGCTGCGCGACTGGGCCGAAAGCCTGCTGTCCGACGCCGCGCTGAAGCGCGACGGGCTGATCGATCCGGCCCCGGTGCGGCTGCGCTGGCAGGAGCACTTGAGCGGCCGGCGCAACTGGCAGCACAGCCTGTGGACCGTGCTGATGTTCCAGGCCTGGCGCACGCGCTGGAACGGCGTCGCCCAAGTCTGAGTCCGGGATTAAATCCGGTTCGCCAAAAGCGGGAATTTCCCCTGCGGCAGAGGCACTTGGCGCATCCGCCGGAACTCTGTGGGTGGCAGGACGGTTCGTTGACAGCCCCCGGAGCGGGTTATAGTGTGCAGCGCGAAAAAGCTGGCGCCGGGCGCTTTCTCTGGCCTGCTCCAGCCGCCAAAATCCGTTTTTCTCGCCGCTTTTATTGCTAACAATCAGGGTTGCATGTCCATGAAGGTACTGGTCGCGGTCAAGCGCGTGGTGGACTACAACGTCAAGATCCGCGTGAAGGCGGACAAGACGGGTGTCGATCTCGCCAACGTGAAGATGTCGATGAATCCGTTCGACGAGATTGCCGTCGAGGAAGCCGTGCGCCTGAAAGAGGCCGGCACGGCCACGGAAGTGATCGCCGTCTCGATCGGCACCGCGCAGTCGCAGGAGACGCTGCGCACGGCGCTGGCGATGGGCGCCGACCGCGGCATCCTGGTGAAGACCGACGCAGAGGTGCAGCCGCTGGCGGTGGCCAAGATCCTGGCGAAGATCGCGGAGGCTGAAGCCCCGCAGCTGGTGATCGTGGGCAAGCAGGCGATTGACGACGACAGCAACCAGACCGGCCAGATGATGGCCGCCCTGCTGGGCTGGGCCCAGGGCACGTTTGCCAACAAGGCAGCCCTTGCCGACGGCAAGGCGACCGTGGTGCGCGAAGTGGACGGCGGTCTTGAGACGGTGGAGCTGAAACTGCCCGCCGTGGTCACCACCGACCTGCGCCTGAACGAGCCGCGCTATGCGTCGCTGCCCAATATCATGAAGGCGAAGAAGAAGCCCATTGAAGAGAAGACGCCCGAGGATTACGGCGTCGATATCGCGCCCAGGCTGAAGACGCTGTCGGTGGACGAGCCGCCCAAGCGCAAGGCCGGCGTCAAGGTGCCGGACGTTGCCACCCTGGTGCAGAAGCTGAAGACCGAAGCGGGAGTGATCTGAGATGAGCGTGCTGGTAATCGCTGAACACGATAACGCCTCGCTCAAGGCC includes:
- the asnB gene encoding asparagine synthase (glutamine-hydrolyzing) yields the protein MCGIAGFLTWRGTPADLLQQQVKAMTDAIAYRGPDADTNWVDAGAGLALGHRRLAIVDLTPTGAQPMLSANERFVICYNGEIFNAADVARDLPGINFRGTSDTEVLLEACVAWGVEKAVSRFIGMFAFALWDRKERKIWLVRDRLGIKPVYWTKQNTAQGPALLFGSELKALAAYPDWQPKLDRAALAGYLRYGYVPAPRSIYENVQKLPPGHILCVESDGTETLTCFWDLRQIARDGVRNRDTRPEAEQLEALHDLLKDAVKRRMIADVPLGAFLSGGIDSSTVVALMQAQSTQAVKTFSIGFQDEAFNEAVHARAVAKHLGTDHTELVIDPAHARDVIPDLPFMYDEPFSDSSQIPTYLVSKLAREKVTVSLSGDGGDEIFAGYVRYLGIDRVWNAVGSVPAVARRGGGAALQMLSPDAWDTMFSAVPARYKPKFLGDKIHKGAAILGEADADAMYGALVSQWDGESLVNHGVVRPANDATLAADLPETVARLRYRDMTTYLPDDILTKVDRASMAVALEARVPLLDHRVVEYAWTLPPDRLLNGSQGKKLLRQVLYKYVPQHMVERPKTGFGMPVGDWLRGPLRDWAESLLSDAALKRDGLIDPAPVRLRWQEHLSGRRNWQHSLWTVLMFQAWRTRWNGVAQV
- a CDS encoding electron transfer flavoprotein subunit beta/FixA family protein, which gives rise to MKVLVAVKRVVDYNVKIRVKADKTGVDLANVKMSMNPFDEIAVEEAVRLKEAGTATEVIAVSIGTAQSQETLRTALAMGADRGILVKTDAEVQPLAVAKILAKIAEAEAPQLVIVGKQAIDDDSNQTGQMMAALLGWAQGTFANKAALADGKATVVREVDGGLETVELKLPAVVTTDLRLNEPRYASLPNIMKAKKKPIEEKTPEDYGVDIAPRLKTLSVDEPPKRKAGVKVPDVATLVQKLKTEAGVI